One region of Nitrospiria bacterium genomic DNA includes:
- a CDS encoding P-II family nitrogen regulator: protein MDGLTLHTMKEIRIILQGEHVKFATDLLDAIKATGYTIIHNISGKGHHGFYTAHPMFNEMDSLVMLMTVVPKEKVEPILAGLKPVFDRYTGVMFVSDVAVSRAEYFTGKEEKK from the coding sequence ATGGACGGCCTCACGCTACATACCATGAAGGAAATCCGGATCATCCTCCAGGGCGAGCACGTGAAATTCGCGACCGATCTCTTGGATGCCATCAAGGCGACCGGCTACACGATCATCCACAACATCTCGGGCAAAGGCCATCACGGCTTTTACACCGCCCACCCGATGTTCAACGAGATGGACAGCCTGGTGATGCTGATGACGGTCGTGCCGAAGGAGAAGGTCGAGCCGATCCTGGCCGGCCTGAAGCCGGTTTTCGACCGCTACACGGGCGTGATGTTCGTCTCGGATGTCGCCGTCAGCCGCGCCGAATACTTTACCGGAAAGGAAGAGAAGAAGTGA
- a CDS encoding esterase-like activity of phytase family protein, with protein MNKKKITALLMASFLSAPAAHATDLIAIGSVSGTYEDFATETAAPLENGVPGNRLGGVGSGLAYAGGTTFLALPDRGPNANAYNSLVDDTVSFIARFQTFNFSLAPSDPGSDLPFTLTPMLTDTTLLSSPKPLVYGTGSGLGLGSGAPGLNAVNHTFYFTGRSDNFDPTQLSTDPSDARLDPESIRVSRDGDSVFISDEYGPYVYQFDRSTGKRVRSFALPDNLAVSHLSSQGAAEISGNTIGRIANKGMEGLALTPDGKTLVGIMQANLEQDKKKSLRIVAIDIKSGAVHEYAYLLTDGSGVSDIVAVNNHQFLVDERDGNGMADTPLLTDTASAAKVKELFLIDLNGVQDVTALSGDLSSFAVGKTLFLDVVAKLDAAGIDSYLIPSKLEGVTFGQDVVVNGVTKHTLYVANDNDFLAVIADPLKLPGDPTRGMIANPNQFYVFAFDDNDLPDYVPQMFKEAHGQGDDHGDHR; from the coding sequence ATGAACAAAAAGAAAATCACGGCGCTTTTGATGGCTTCGTTTCTGTCCGCTCCCGCCGCCCATGCGACCGACCTCATCGCGATCGGGTCGGTGAGCGGCACTTACGAGGATTTCGCGACGGAAACGGCCGCTCCTCTGGAAAACGGGGTTCCAGGGAACCGGCTCGGCGGGGTCGGTTCCGGCCTGGCCTACGCCGGCGGGACGACCTTCCTCGCCCTCCCGGACCGGGGGCCCAATGCCAATGCTTACAACTCCCTTGTGGACGACACCGTGTCCTTTATCGCCCGTTTCCAAACCTTCAACTTCAGCCTGGCCCCAAGCGACCCCGGGTCGGACCTGCCTTTCACGCTGACCCCCATGCTGACCGACACCACGCTGTTGTCGAGCCCGAAACCGCTGGTCTACGGCACCGGGTCCGGCCTGGGTCTGGGCAGCGGCGCGCCCGGCTTGAACGCCGTGAACCACACGTTTTATTTTACCGGCCGTTCGGACAATTTCGATCCGACACAGCTTTCGACCGATCCCAGCGATGCCCGACTCGATCCTGAAAGCATCCGCGTGTCCCGGGACGGCGACAGCGTCTTCATCTCCGACGAATACGGCCCCTATGTCTACCAATTCGACCGTTCGACCGGAAAGCGCGTGCGGTCCTTCGCCCTTCCCGACAACCTGGCGGTCAGCCATCTGAGCTCCCAGGGCGCCGCGGAGATTTCCGGTAATACCATCGGCCGGATCGCCAATAAGGGCATGGAGGGCTTGGCGCTCACGCCGGACGGCAAGACGCTCGTGGGGATCATGCAAGCCAACCTGGAACAGGACAAGAAAAAGAGCCTGCGCATCGTCGCCATCGACATCAAGAGCGGCGCGGTCCACGAGTACGCCTATCTTCTCACGGACGGATCGGGCGTAAGCGACATCGTGGCCGTCAACAATCACCAGTTCCTGGTGGACGAACGGGACGGCAACGGCATGGCCGATACGCCCCTGCTCACCGATACGGCCTCCGCGGCCAAGGTCAAGGAGTTGTTCCTGATCGATCTCAACGGCGTCCAGGACGTGACCGCCTTGAGCGGGGACCTGTCAAGCTTTGCCGTCGGCAAGACGCTGTTCCTCGACGTGGTGGCCAAGCTCGATGCCGCCGGCATCGACAGCTATTTGATCCCGTCCAAGCTGGAGGGCGTGACCTTCGGCCAGGACGTGGTCGTCAACGGCGTGACCAAGCATACCTTGTACGTCGCCAACGACAACGACTTCCTCGCCGTCATCGCCGATCCGCTCAAACTCCCGGGCGATCCGACGCGCGGGATGAT